In a single window of the Salvelinus namaycush isolate Seneca chromosome 6, SaNama_1.0, whole genome shotgun sequence genome:
- the LOC120049454 gene encoding RELT-like protein 1: MANSTGNSVVPPGQTAGGGSRAGDDHVNPEYIAFVLVPVFFLLGLLGVLVCHVLKRKGYRCTTEAEDEEAARVAEAEKKELEMCTELNDTYSEGNNDTVGQIVHYIMQNEGN, from the exons ATGGCTAATTCAACTGGGAACAGTGTCGTACCAC CGGGTCAGACAGCGGGGGGAGGCAGCCGTGCAGGAGACGACCATGTGAACCCAGAATACATAGCCTTCGTCCTGGTGCCGGTCTTCTTCCTCCTGGGTCTCCTGGGGGTCTTGGTGTGTCACGTCCTGAAGAGGAAGGGTTACCGCTGCACCACCGAAGCTGAGGATGAGGAGGCGGCCCGGGTAGCAGAGGCGGAAAAGAAGGAACTGGAGATGTGTACAG AGCTGAACGACACCTACAGCGAGGGCAACAACGACACCGTGGGACAGATTGTTCATTACATCATGCAGAATGAAGGTAACTAG